A part of Paraburkholderia largidicola genomic DNA contains:
- a CDS encoding SulP family inorganic anion transporter, with the protein MQDRSFNVSRLSSLRGDVLAGLTSSFALVPECIAFALVAHLNPLMGLYGAFFICTITALFGGRPGMISGAAGSMAVVIVALVVQHGPQYLFATVVLGGLLMMLFGALRLGKLIRMVPHPVMLGFVNGLAIIIAMAQFEHFRQASPQGNVWLHGQALWLMAGLVALTMAIVYGLPRLTRAVPPALAAIVGVGVLSQLLHLPTRTLGDMAHIAGGLPEFSMPGVPLDLDTLRIIFPYAALMSMVGLLETLLTLNLTDELTESRGQPNRECIALGAANIVSGLFGAMGGCAMIGQTVINLGSGGRSRVSGVTSGVMILLFILFLSPLIERIPLAALVGVMFVVAQQTFSWSSLRALKKVPRSDALVIVAVTVITVFTDLATAVLCGIVISALNFAWQHASEIRSETLDDASGETTHAPRGTLFFASTAHFHALFEPHNDPANVTLDCRHLHCADHSAIAALEALHARYAKLGKRLRLTNLSVRSRRLLQRAGAGVVMLQEGN; encoded by the coding sequence ATGCAAGATCGCAGTTTCAACGTTTCCCGTCTTTCCTCGCTTCGCGGCGACGTGCTCGCCGGCCTGACTTCATCGTTTGCGCTCGTGCCCGAATGCATCGCGTTCGCGCTCGTCGCGCACCTCAATCCGCTGATGGGCCTGTATGGCGCGTTCTTCATCTGCACGATCACCGCGCTGTTCGGCGGCCGCCCGGGCATGATCTCGGGCGCGGCGGGGTCGATGGCCGTGGTGATCGTCGCGCTCGTCGTGCAGCATGGTCCACAGTATCTGTTTGCGACCGTCGTGCTGGGCGGACTGCTGATGATGCTGTTCGGCGCGCTGCGTCTGGGCAAGCTGATCCGGATGGTGCCGCATCCCGTGATGCTCGGCTTCGTCAATGGCCTCGCGATCATCATTGCAATGGCGCAGTTCGAGCACTTCAGGCAGGCCTCGCCGCAAGGCAACGTATGGCTGCACGGTCAAGCGCTGTGGTTGATGGCCGGACTCGTCGCATTGACGATGGCAATCGTGTACGGCTTGCCGCGCCTGACGAGAGCGGTGCCGCCTGCGCTTGCGGCGATTGTCGGTGTGGGTGTACTGAGCCAGTTGCTGCATCTGCCGACGCGCACGCTCGGTGACATGGCGCACATTGCAGGCGGCTTGCCCGAATTCAGCATGCCAGGCGTGCCGCTCGATCTCGACACGCTGCGCATCATCTTTCCGTACGCCGCGCTGATGTCGATGGTCGGCTTGCTCGAAACGCTGCTCACGCTCAATCTCACCGACGAACTCACGGAATCTCGCGGCCAGCCGAATCGCGAATGCATTGCGCTCGGCGCCGCAAATATCGTGTCGGGCCTGTTCGGTGCGATGGGCGGCTGCGCGATGATCGGCCAGACCGTCATCAACCTCGGCTCAGGCGGGCGCTCGCGGGTGTCGGGCGTGACGAGCGGCGTGATGATCCTGCTCTTCATCCTGTTTCTCTCGCCGCTGATCGAACGCATTCCGCTCGCGGCGCTGGTCGGCGTGATGTTCGTCGTCGCGCAGCAGACGTTCTCGTGGAGCTCGTTGCGCGCGCTGAAGAAGGTGCCGCGCAGCGACGCGCTCGTGATCGTCGCCGTGACGGTCATCACGGTGTTCACCGATCTCGCGACGGCCGTGTTGTGCGGCATCGTCATTTCGGCGCTGAACTTCGCGTGGCAGCACGCGAGCGAGATTCGCAGCGAAACGCTCGACGACGCATCGGGCGAAACGACCCACGCGCCACGCGGCACGCTGTTCTTCGCATCGACCGCGCATTTTCATGCACTGTTCGAGCCGCATAACGATCCTGCCAACGTGACGCTCGATTGCCGCCATCTGCATTGTGCGGATCATTCCGCGATTGCGGCACTGGAAGCCCTGCACGCGCGCTACGCGAAGCTTGGCAAGCGCCTGCGCCTGACCAATCTCTCGGTACGCAGCCGGCGTCTGTTGCAGCGGGCCGGTGCAGGCGTGGTGATGCTGCAGGAAGGCAACTAA
- a CDS encoding DUF3138 family protein: MRKKLICLLVAGALPGAAFADSTSAQIKALQQQLNALQKEVKELRAQVASTPAAKPAVGTATAPALAAAPVDITSPDYGRAPANISNDDLTTIKQQIANQQLKVDSLEDAAQTGPIAGLSVTGYIDPTYIYNRAQSSSSFLFANHESAYNYYNSTFGDLYLDIKKTFGVGPMAPSAEITLMPNRGNGITLLQNSHGDIGNNILNTAVVNVPLTGSTTFVAGLIPSFGGYEVQQSNQMLTLTHNLLYDFSDPGSYVGVGANYTAGNWAWKFFVGNEQYRTYGAVTQTGTNALGDPITTSNKIPTFTARADYTWSSALDIGGSFNIGRQTLPSAVDPTTGNVTYGVGGQAPSSGGTFFFGEVDATYTLADVQYNAELDYGQQQNAAYNGGQAQWYGLSLLAHRKFNLPVVGRMGATVRYDLLVNSKNGGGGGGIALNSNGMDVNNGFGIGADCLANSQANGGLGFECKGANRQDVALDLLFFPTQQITVKVEYRHDWANQKVFLRNDGSYSKSNDLLATQFIYSF; the protein is encoded by the coding sequence ATGAGAAAGAAACTTATCTGTCTGCTGGTAGCGGGGGCTCTGCCGGGTGCCGCGTTTGCGGACTCGACCAGCGCACAGATCAAGGCGCTTCAGCAACAACTCAACGCGTTGCAAAAGGAAGTGAAGGAACTGCGCGCGCAAGTGGCCTCGACGCCCGCGGCGAAGCCTGCTGTGGGCACGGCCACGGCGCCCGCACTGGCCGCCGCCCCTGTCGATATCACGTCGCCCGATTACGGCCGGGCGCCCGCGAATATCAGCAACGACGACCTGACCACGATCAAGCAGCAGATCGCGAATCAGCAGTTGAAGGTCGACTCGCTGGAAGACGCGGCGCAGACGGGGCCGATCGCAGGTCTTTCGGTGACGGGCTATATCGACCCGACATACATCTATAACCGCGCGCAGAGTTCGTCGTCGTTCCTGTTCGCGAACCACGAGAGCGCGTACAACTACTACAACAGCACGTTCGGCGATCTGTATCTCGACATCAAGAAGACGTTCGGCGTCGGGCCGATGGCGCCGTCGGCGGAAATCACGTTGATGCCGAACCGCGGCAACGGCATCACGCTGCTGCAGAACTCGCATGGCGACATTGGCAACAACATCCTGAACACGGCTGTCGTCAATGTGCCGCTGACGGGCTCGACGACCTTCGTCGCGGGTTTGATTCCGAGCTTTGGCGGTTATGAAGTGCAGCAGTCGAACCAGATGCTTACGCTCACGCACAACCTGCTGTATGACTTCTCCGATCCGGGCAGCTACGTCGGCGTCGGCGCGAACTATACGGCGGGCAACTGGGCGTGGAAATTCTTTGTCGGCAACGAGCAGTACCGCACGTACGGTGCCGTCACGCAGACGGGCACGAATGCGTTGGGCGACCCGATCACGACGAGCAACAAGATTCCGACGTTTACCGCACGCGCCGACTATACGTGGTCGAGTGCGCTCGATATTGGCGGCTCGTTCAACATTGGCCGTCAGACGCTACCGAGTGCCGTGGATCCGACGACGGGCAACGTGACTTACGGCGTGGGCGGCCAGGCGCCTAGCTCGGGCGGGACGTTCTTCTTTGGCGAAGTCGATGCGACTTATACGCTTGCGGACGTGCAGTACAACGCCGAGCTCGACTATGGCCAGCAGCAGAATGCGGCATATAACGGCGGCCAGGCGCAGTGGTATGGTCTGTCGCTGCTCGCGCATCGCAAGTTCAATTTGCCGGTGGTGGGTCGGATGGGTGCGACTGTGCGGTATGACTTGCTCGTCAATAGCAAGAATGGTGGCGGCGGTGGTGGGATTGCTTTGAATTCCAATGGTATGGATGTGAATAATGGCTTTGGTATCGGCGCTGACTGCCTGGCCAATTCGCAGGCCAATGGTGGGCTTGGGTTTGAGTGCAAGGGGGCTAACCGTCAGGATGTCGCGCTCGATCTGTTGTTCTTCCCGACGCAGCAGATCACCGTCAAGGTGGAATATCGCCATGACTGGGCGAATCAGAAGGTGTTCTTGAGGAATGATGGGTCGTATAGCAAGTCGAATGATTTGCTGGCGACGCAGTTTATTTACTCTTTCTGA
- a CDS encoding MFS transporter, with protein sequence MTTQDQAGIPQPGTTQANAPAASHAAIDAGTISARLDRLPATRSVWKLVVMLSLGFFFELYDLLYTGYVAPGIVKSGILTSTTQGLFGTTGIASFIATLFLGLFIGTIACGFLADRFGRRAIFTYSLLWYTVANVIMAFQETATGLNFWRFMAGLGIGVELVTIGTYISELVPKHIRGRAFACEQAVGFMAVPVVAFLAWMLVPRAPLGLDGWRWVVLIGAHGALFVWWIRRNLPESPRWLAQQGRVDEADRVMRALEAKVEAEYGRPLPPAAPPVPVPPSGRFSDMWVPPYRSRTLMLSIFNIFQTVGFYGFANWVPTLLIKQGITVTTSLAYSSVIALAAPVGPIIGLFIADKYERKSVIVAMAALIIVCGLWFSQTTAAAMLICLGVGLTLGSNIMSYSYHAYQAELFPTSIRARAVGFVYSWSRFSAIFTAFFIASVLKYFGSTGVFVFIAGAMAIVMLVIGVMGPRTRGVALEEISR encoded by the coding sequence ATGACAACGCAAGACCAGGCGGGCATCCCGCAGCCTGGGACCACGCAGGCAAATGCGCCCGCAGCGTCACACGCCGCCATCGACGCCGGCACCATCAGCGCGCGGCTCGACCGCTTGCCCGCGACGCGCTCGGTATGGAAGCTCGTCGTGATGCTGAGCCTCGGCTTTTTCTTCGAGCTTTACGATCTGCTCTATACGGGTTACGTTGCGCCCGGCATCGTCAAGAGCGGCATTCTCACGTCGACCACGCAGGGGCTGTTCGGCACGACGGGCATCGCGAGCTTCATCGCGACGCTGTTTCTCGGGCTGTTCATCGGCACGATCGCATGTGGCTTTCTCGCGGACCGTTTCGGCCGCCGCGCGATCTTCACGTATTCGCTGCTGTGGTACACGGTCGCCAATGTCATCATGGCGTTTCAGGAAACAGCCACGGGGCTAAACTTCTGGCGCTTCATGGCGGGCCTTGGCATAGGCGTCGAGCTGGTGACGATCGGCACATACATCTCGGAGCTGGTCCCGAAGCATATTCGCGGCCGTGCATTCGCATGCGAACAGGCGGTGGGCTTCATGGCCGTGCCCGTCGTCGCGTTTCTTGCCTGGATGCTGGTGCCGCGCGCGCCGCTCGGGCTCGATGGCTGGCGCTGGGTCGTGCTGATCGGCGCGCACGGCGCGCTGTTCGTCTGGTGGATCCGGCGCAATCTGCCCGAAAGCCCGCGCTGGCTCGCGCAACAAGGGCGCGTCGACGAAGCGGACCGCGTGATGCGGGCACTCGAAGCGAAGGTCGAGGCCGAGTACGGCAGGCCGCTGCCGCCCGCTGCGCCGCCCGTTCCCGTGCCTCCGAGCGGACGCTTCAGCGACATGTGGGTGCCGCCCTATCGCAGCCGCACGCTGATGCTGAGCATCTTCAACATCTTCCAGACAGTCGGCTTCTATGGCTTCGCGAACTGGGTGCCGACGCTGCTGATCAAGCAGGGCATTACGGTGACGACGAGCCTTGCCTATTCGAGCGTCATCGCGCTCGCGGCGCCCGTGGGTCCTATCATCGGGCTCTTCATCGCGGACAAGTACGAGCGCAAGAGCGTGATCGTCGCGATGGCGGCGCTCATCATCGTGTGCGGACTGTGGTTCAGCCAGACGACGGCGGCCGCGATGCTGATCTGTCTCGGCGTCGGGCTGACGCTGGGCAGCAATATCATGTCGTATAGCTATCACGCCTATCAGGCAGAGCTGTTTCCGACCAGCATCCGTGCGCGTGCAGTGGGCTTCGTCTATTCATGGAGCCGCTTCTCGGCGATTTTCACCGCGTTCTTTATTGCGTCGGTACTCAAGTACTTCGGCTCGACGGGCGTGTTCGTGTTCATTGCGGGCGCGATGGCGATCGTGATGCTGGTGATCGGCGTGATGGGGCCGCGCACGCGCGGTGTTGCGCTCGAAGAGATCTCCCGCTGA
- a CDS encoding NAD(P)/FAD-dependent oxidoreductase, which translates to MPEKLTNQPHTASWYAATTNDQTHHPRLDENLTVDVCIIGAGLTGISTALNLAERGHNVAVLEASKVGWAASGRNGGQLIGGFACDIDTFAKYMPDADVHRIWEMGQETLDIVKDRVAKHHIDCDLTMGYLTAANKPKHVDALRTFRDDAKTRFNHDRYRYIERAHMDQYVQSSRYLGGLFDPDSGHLHPLNYTLGLARAAVENGARIYENSCVTTIRTENGTHVIETAQGTVRAKYVVLACNTWLGALAPQVSRKIMPVGTYVIATEPLDPARAAALMPARAAVCDSRFVLDYFRPAPDNRLLWGGKVSYSTFEPRNLGEAMRRDMLKTFPQLADVKVDYAWGGFVDITMNRAPHFGRLAPTVYFAQGFSGHGVNTTGLAGKLIAEAIHGQASRFDLFGKIRHRDFPGGAMLRTPALVLAMAWYRMKDWL; encoded by the coding sequence ATGCCAGAAAAACTCACAAACCAACCTCACACCGCATCCTGGTACGCAGCAACGACCAACGACCAAACGCACCATCCACGTCTGGATGAAAACCTGACCGTCGACGTCTGCATAATAGGCGCCGGCCTGACCGGCATATCCACCGCATTGAACCTCGCCGAACGCGGCCACAACGTAGCGGTGCTGGAAGCATCAAAAGTAGGCTGGGCAGCAAGCGGCCGCAACGGCGGCCAACTGATCGGCGGTTTCGCCTGCGACATCGACACATTCGCGAAGTACATGCCCGACGCCGACGTCCACCGCATATGGGAAATGGGCCAGGAAACGCTAGACATAGTGAAAGACCGCGTAGCGAAGCACCACATCGACTGCGATCTGACGATGGGCTACCTCACGGCCGCCAACAAACCCAAACACGTAGACGCCCTACGCACCTTCCGCGATGACGCAAAAACACGCTTCAACCACGACCGCTATCGGTATATCGAACGCGCGCACATGGACCAGTACGTGCAATCGTCCCGCTATCTCGGCGGCCTTTTCGACCCGGACAGTGGCCACCTGCATCCCCTCAACTACACATTAGGCCTCGCCCGCGCAGCCGTCGAAAACGGCGCCCGCATCTACGAAAACAGTTGCGTCACGACAATACGCACAGAAAACGGCACCCACGTAATAGAAACAGCACAAGGAACAGTGCGCGCCAAATACGTCGTGCTAGCCTGCAATACATGGCTCGGCGCGCTCGCACCACAAGTGTCCCGTAAGATCATGCCCGTCGGCACCTATGTCATCGCCACGGAACCGCTCGACCCCGCCCGCGCTGCCGCGTTGATGCCCGCGCGCGCCGCCGTCTGCGACAGCCGTTTCGTGCTCGACTATTTCCGCCCCGCTCCCGACAACCGTCTGCTGTGGGGCGGCAAGGTCAGCTATTCGACTTTCGAGCCACGCAATCTCGGCGAAGCCATGCGCCGCGACATGCTAAAGACCTTCCCGCAACTCGCCGATGTCAAAGTGGACTACGCATGGGGCGGCTTCGTCGACATCACGATGAACCGCGCACCGCATTTCGGCCGCCTCGCGCCGACCGTCTACTTTGCGCAAGGCTTCTCGGGACATGGCGTCAACACAACCGGGCTCGCCGGCAAGCTGATCGCAGAAGCCATTCATGGCCAGGCGTCGCGATTCGATCTGTTCGGTAAAATCCGCCATCGCGACTTTCCCGGCGGCGCAATGCTGCGCACCCCCGCACTCGTACTTGCAATGGCCTGGTATCGAATGAAGGACTGGCTCTGA
- a CDS encoding PPC domain-containing DNA-binding protein, producing the protein MQAHPLRLVPGQDLRDTLENTVRQLGATAAFVVQGIGSLSVAQLRFAGIDQPNELRADLEILTLAGSVAPDGAHLHMSVSDAEGRVFGGHVARGCIVRTTVEILLALLPDHAFSRETDPQTGFMELFIRDRPRGG; encoded by the coding sequence ATGCAAGCCCATCCTCTCCGCCTTGTGCCCGGCCAGGACCTGCGCGACACGCTGGAAAACACGGTGCGTCAGCTCGGCGCGACGGCTGCGTTCGTCGTTCAGGGCATCGGCAGCCTGAGCGTCGCGCAGTTGCGCTTCGCCGGCATCGACCAGCCGAACGAACTGCGCGCCGACCTGGAAATCCTGACGCTGGCCGGTTCCGTCGCCCCCGACGGCGCGCATCTGCACATGTCGGTCTCCGACGCCGAGGGCCGCGTGTTCGGCGGACATGTGGCGCGTGGCTGCATCGTACGAACGACCGTTGAAATTTTGCTCGCGCTGCTTCCCGATCATGCGTTCTCGCGCGAAACCGACCCGCAGACGGGTTTCATGGAGTTGTTCATCCGTGACCGGCCGCGCGGCGGGTAG
- a CDS encoding DUF1488 family protein, with the protein MEQSLSNFALSTNGQAVTFDIVVQKRAIGCAITRDALEQHFWLERGADESHLTKAFGNGLRRIAAVAERKALAKGATHVLITADDFEYR; encoded by the coding sequence ATGGAACAGTCCTTAAGCAACTTTGCGCTTTCGACTAACGGCCAGGCCGTGACTTTCGATATCGTCGTGCAAAAGCGTGCGATAGGGTGCGCGATTACGCGCGATGCGCTCGAGCAGCATTTCTGGCTGGAACGCGGGGCAGACGAATCGCATCTGACGAAAGCGTTCGGCAACGGCCTGCGCCGTATCGCCGCCGTCGCCGAGCGCAAGGCGCTCGCGAAGGGCGCGACGCACGTGCTGATTACCGCAGACGATTTCGAATACCGCTAA
- a CDS encoding NAD(P)/FAD-dependent oxidoreductase, protein MTETLDRRADALIRNSYYEATVSRPLADDPMLEGSLDVDVCVIGAGFSGLSVALECRARGLSVVVLDAHRPGWGASGRNGGQMLAGFAKDEIIEKQLGLEGARAAWALSIDAVKLVHDRIGRYGIECDFTPGFMTVATKAKRVPDLRAWMDAATNRWGHAHLSWVDASEMRERIASERYLAGVYDALSGHLHPLKYCLGLADAARREGAQLFAHSPVLEVVRGARPVVRTATGEVRCRFVSACGNATLGNVLPAAIAARIAPIASYIVATESLGKARADALIKNRPAICDNNFFLDYFRVSADHRVLFGGRASSTGASPSQLTGDIRKRMLAVFPQLADTKIEFAWGGFVDITRNRAPDFGAIDPNYFYVQGFSGHGVALTGIAGRVIAMAMSGDMAAFDLFSRIRHARFPGGPALRGPALELGMLYHRIRELF, encoded by the coding sequence ATGACGGAAACACTCGACCGCCGCGCGGACGCGCTGATCCGCAACTCGTACTATGAAGCCACCGTGTCGCGCCCGCTCGCGGACGACCCGATGCTGGAAGGCTCGCTCGACGTCGACGTCTGCGTGATCGGCGCGGGCTTCTCCGGATTGTCGGTGGCACTCGAATGCCGCGCACGCGGGCTTTCCGTCGTCGTGCTCGATGCGCATCGCCCCGGCTGGGGCGCCTCGGGACGCAACGGAGGACAGATGCTCGCCGGTTTTGCAAAAGACGAGATCATCGAAAAGCAACTCGGACTCGAAGGCGCGCGCGCTGCGTGGGCGTTGTCGATCGATGCCGTCAAGCTGGTGCACGATAGGATCGGGCGCTATGGAATCGAATGCGATTTCACGCCGGGCTTCATGACGGTCGCGACCAAAGCGAAGCGCGTCCCCGATCTGCGCGCGTGGATGGATGCCGCGACGAACCGCTGGGGTCATGCGCATCTGTCGTGGGTGGATGCCAGTGAAATGCGCGAGCGCATCGCGTCGGAACGTTATCTGGCAGGCGTCTACGATGCGTTATCCGGCCATCTGCATCCACTCAAGTATTGCCTCGGTCTCGCCGATGCGGCGCGCCGCGAAGGCGCGCAACTCTTCGCGCACTCACCCGTGCTCGAAGTCGTGCGCGGCGCACGGCCCGTGGTGCGCACCGCGACGGGCGAAGTGCGCTGCCGCTTCGTCTCGGCGTGCGGCAACGCGACGCTCGGCAATGTGTTGCCCGCTGCAATCGCCGCGCGCATCGCGCCCATTGCATCGTATATCGTCGCGACGGAATCGCTCGGCAAAGCGCGCGCCGATGCCCTGATCAAGAACCGCCCCGCGATCTGCGACAACAACTTTTTTCTCGACTACTTTCGCGTGTCGGCGGATCACCGCGTGCTGTTCGGCGGACGCGCAAGCTCGACGGGCGCATCGCCTTCGCAACTGACAGGCGATATCCGCAAGCGCATGCTCGCCGTTTTTCCGCAACTCGCGGATACGAAGATCGAATTTGCGTGGGGCGGCTTCGTCGATATCACCCGTAATCGCGCGCCCGATTTTGGCGCGATCGATCCGAACTACTTCTATGTGCAAGGTTTTTCGGGTCACGGCGTGGCGCTGACGGGCATTGCGGGGCGCGTCATTGCAATGGCCATGTCAGGCGACATGGCGGCGTTCGACCTGTTCTCGCGCATCCGGCACGCGCGCTTTCCGGGCGGCCCGGCGCTGCGCGGGCCGGCGCTGGAACTGGGGATGCTCTATCACCGGATTCGCGAGCTGTTCTGA
- a CDS encoding SRPBCC family protein has product MKALLRAIVMVACLAAAIGVLFIPLPRAFDLSTRIVTVMPIERDNTAVFDYVTTPAHWPAWHPSSLSVSGATDHSLGIGEQTTEEFRVAGRRGEVVWTVVERKRPEKWTIDGTIAGRPAGTVSYALTSNTNGKDGTQFERTFTYRSPTLWFALLNAALLRAKIQAESDEAVERLKDVLEKP; this is encoded by the coding sequence ATGAAAGCGCTACTGCGAGCAATCGTCATGGTGGCCTGCTTGGCGGCCGCGATCGGCGTGCTGTTCATTCCGCTGCCGCGCGCATTCGATCTGTCGACGCGCATCGTCACCGTGATGCCTATCGAGCGGGACAACACGGCTGTTTTCGACTACGTGACCACGCCGGCGCATTGGCCCGCATGGCATCCGTCGTCGCTGTCCGTGTCGGGCGCGACCGATCATTCGCTGGGTATCGGCGAGCAGACCACGGAAGAATTTCGCGTCGCCGGGCGGCGTGGCGAGGTCGTGTGGACGGTCGTCGAACGCAAACGCCCCGAGAAATGGACGATCGACGGCACGATAGCAGGCCGCCCAGCCGGCACGGTCAGCTACGCGCTGACTTCCAATACGAACGGCAAGGACGGCACGCAGTTCGAGCGCACCTTCACGTACCGTTCGCCAACGCTCTGGTTCGCCTTGCTGAACGCGGCGCTGCTGCGCGCGAAGATCCAGGCCGAGTCGGACGAAGCTGTCGAGCGGCTCAAGGACGTTCTCGAAAAGCCATAG
- a CDS encoding DUF2891 domain-containing protein, with the protein MTAVLTSEIASKFAGLALAHLTREYPNKLTHSLAGPQDVQDPRELHPIFYGSYDWHSCVHGYWLLLHLIERFPDLPEAPRIVAVVDEHFTAQNVAGERAYLDLPHNRGFERPYGWAWLLALSGQVASLKLPQANRWTQTIEPLTSAFVERFEEFLPKATYPLRVGTHFNTAFALALTLDFAHRTQRDSLARLVVDTAKRWYLNDAGCQAWEPSGDEFLSPSLMEAELMRRVLPPAEFAGWFERFLPDLAQRQPATLFVPATVTDRSDGKIAHLDGLNLSRAWCQRSLARALSNDDPRRATLFEAADIHLESALQHVAGDYMGEHWLATFATLALEA; encoded by the coding sequence ATGACTGCCGTACTCACTTCTGAAATCGCATCGAAATTCGCGGGCCTCGCGCTGGCTCACCTCACGCGCGAGTATCCGAACAAGCTCACGCATTCGCTCGCCGGGCCGCAGGACGTGCAAGATCCGCGCGAGCTTCACCCCATCTTCTACGGCAGCTATGACTGGCACTCGTGCGTGCACGGCTACTGGTTGCTGTTGCATCTGATCGAGCGCTTTCCCGATCTGCCCGAAGCGCCGCGCATCGTCGCCGTCGTCGACGAGCACTTCACCGCACAGAACGTCGCAGGTGAGCGCGCCTATCTCGACCTGCCGCATAACCGCGGGTTCGAGCGCCCGTATGGCTGGGCGTGGCTGCTTGCGCTGTCGGGTCAGGTCGCCTCACTGAAGCTGCCGCAAGCCAATCGCTGGACGCAGACCATCGAGCCGCTGACGTCGGCTTTCGTCGAACGCTTCGAAGAGTTTTTGCCGAAGGCGACGTATCCGCTGCGTGTCGGCACGCATTTCAACACGGCCTTCGCGCTGGCGCTCACGCTCGACTTCGCGCATCGCACACAACGCGATTCGCTTGCGCGCCTCGTTGTCGATACGGCGAAGCGCTGGTATCTGAACGATGCCGGATGCCAGGCGTGGGAGCCGTCGGGCGACGAGTTTCTTTCGCCGTCGCTGATGGAAGCGGAGTTGATGCGCCGCGTGCTGCCGCCTGCCGAATTTGCGGGATGGTTCGAGCGCTTCCTGCCCGATCTCGCGCAACGTCAACCCGCAACGCTGTTCGTCCCCGCCACGGTCACGGATCGCAGCGACGGCAAGATCGCACATCTCGACGGGCTGAACCTGAGCCGCGCGTGGTGCCAGCGCTCGCTGGCGCGCGCGCTGTCGAATGACGATCCGCGCCGCGCCACACTGTTCGAAGCCGCCGACATTCATCTGGAAAGCGCGTTGCAACATGTCGCGGGCGATTACATGGGCGAGCACTGGCTCGCCACGTTCGCAACGCTCGCGCTCGAAGCGTAG
- a CDS encoding DMT family transporter, whose translation MKHPRWTGLVYLLVTATGWALNWPAMKVLLREWPPLFSRGVAGVTASVLLAVVAVCVGERPRVPREYVPRLLLAAGTNVFAWMGFSTLSMKWLSVSEGALLVYTMPIWAMLLAWPVLSRRPSSVEFLALLLGLAGVVVLLGGRGVAFDAGKIAGIAFALLAAVLFALGTVIARTPIPVPPISLVAWQVGLGCVPMIVAGLLIERPQLASLHADGWAVLIYMTLVPMGVCYLAWFATLRHLPPQIASIGMLLVPIMGIVAAALALGEPLGWKEALAMALTLSGVALALRRKAPLTEPE comes from the coding sequence ATGAAGCATCCGCGCTGGACGGGACTTGTCTATCTGCTGGTCACGGCAACGGGATGGGCGCTCAACTGGCCCGCCATGAAAGTTCTGCTGCGCGAGTGGCCGCCGCTGTTTTCGCGCGGTGTCGCTGGCGTGACGGCGTCGGTTCTGCTCGCCGTAGTCGCCGTGTGTGTGGGAGAGCGGCCACGCGTGCCGCGCGAGTACGTGCCGCGCCTGCTGCTCGCGGCGGGCACGAATGTGTTCGCGTGGATGGGCTTTTCCACACTGTCGATGAAATGGCTGAGCGTCAGCGAAGGCGCGCTGCTCGTCTACACGATGCCCATCTGGGCCATGCTGCTCGCGTGGCCGGTCCTGTCGCGCAGGCCGTCGAGCGTGGAATTTCTCGCGCTGCTGCTCGGGCTCGCGGGCGTCGTCGTGTTGCTCGGCGGGCGCGGCGTTGCGTTCGACGCGGGCAAGATTGCGGGCATCGCGTTCGCGCTGCTGGCGGCCGTGCTATTCGCGCTCGGCACCGTGATTGCCCGCACGCCGATTCCCGTCCCGCCCATCAGCCTCGTCGCGTGGCAGGTCGGACTCGGCTGCGTGCCGATGATCGTCGCGGGGCTGCTGATCGAGCGCCCGCAACTCGCGTCGCTGCACGCGGACGGCTGGGCCGTGCTGATCTATATGACGCTCGTGCCGATGGGCGTGTGCTATCTCGCGTGGTTCGCGACCTTGCGACATCTGCCGCCGCAGATCGCGTCGATCGGCATGCTGCTGGTGCCGATCATGGGCATCGTCGCGGCGGCGCTCGCGCTCGGCGAGCCGCTTGGCTGGAAAGAAGCCCTGGCGATGGCGCTCACGTTGAGCGGCGTCGCGCTGGCGCTGCGGCGCAAGGCGCCGCTGACAGAACCCGAATGA